The following is a genomic window from Nitrososphaerota archaeon.
GATGTGGTCATAGCCGGAGGAGGGTTGGCTGGTCTACTAGCAGCAAGGGAGGTTGCTTCTAAAGGGTTGAATGTCGCTGTCTTCGAAGAGGATCTAGAAATAGGTGTACCTGATAAGTGTGATGGGCTTGTGAGCATGAGAGCCTTGATGAAGCTGGGCGTGATCCCAACCAGTAAAGCGGTGCAGAACACCATAAAGAGGGTGCTCCTATACCCACCGAGCGGAAAACCAGTAGAAGTGGAAGCTTCGAAGCTAAAGGTCGTTGTATTAGATAGGGGCGTATTCGATAAAGACCTCGCTAAAGCAGCTTCATCAAAAGGGGCTGAGATAATACTTGGCGAGAGGGTCACTAAAGCGGTTGAGAAGGAGGGATGTGTTAGAGTTGAGGCTAGCCGCATCTCTAAATCTAAGATCTACATCGAAGCAAAAGGGACATCGGCGCTACCTGCCGATAAGCAGAGATCACTAATACCAGCAGCGAGATTTGATATCGAGGCGAATTGGGTACAAGAAGATGCTGTAGAAATATATGTAGATAGCACTAAATATCCCTGTTTCTTTCTTTGGGTTATACCAACAGGTAAGGATTCAGCGAAGGTAGGGGTTGCTGGGCGATCCATAAACTGCTTCACCGCATTGGACGAATTCCTGAAACAGAAGGGGGGAGGTCGGGTGATTAAGAAGGTTTCAGCTCCCATCTATGTGGGCGGACCAATAGACAGCTTTGTCAAGGGAAGGATGATGGTAGTCGGGGACAGTGCCGGTCAGACAAAACCCTCAACAGGAGGAGGAATATACTCCTGCGGGTTAGCTGGCGTCTTCGCGGGTCAAGCAGCAGCAAAATACCTTTTGGAGGGGGATCTTGATGCGCTTCACAAGTATAGCCGAAGCTGGCTGCGCCTATTTCACGAAGATTTTAAGACAAGTTTACAAGGGCGGAGAATATATGAGAAGATGGATAACAGAAGCATAGAAAAGGTATTCAACTTTATTAGAGAAAAGGGTCTGCTTAACGATCTTCTTCAAGAAGATGGTTTTGACGAGCATTCGAAGTGGATTAGGAGATGCTTGGGTTTAGAGGAGTTGGTTAAGATCTTCTCAATAGTTGCTGCTGAGGAGGTTAGATCCCTCATAAAACAAGTTGGCGACTATTTGATGCAGAGAAGATAGGTTTATGTGTGGCTTGAGATGGGAATAAAGAAGATGAACGAAGAATCTGCTAAAAACCTTAAGATCGCTTTTGCGCAGACCTATCCGAAGTTCGGTGAAGTTAAGGAGAACGTTGAGGAGGCTATAAAGCTGATTAGAGGCGTTGATGCAGACTTAGTTGTGCTACCTGAGCTCTTTAACACAGGCTACGCTTTCCTAACCAGGGATGAGGTAAGAGGATTTGCAGAAGAAATTCCAGGTGGCGAAACCTGCAGAATCCTTGTGGAAGAGTCTGGGAGGCTTAGAAAGAGTATTGTGGCTGGTTTGGCTGAGAGGGATCTTGATGCGCTCTATAATGCTGCTGTCCTAGTTTCAAAAGGTAGGTTCGTTGGCTTATATCGTAAGTTACATCTGTTTAACAGAGAGAAGGTCTTGTTTAATGAGGGTGATCTTGAGCCTAGGGTGTATGTGGTTGATGGTGCTAGGATAAGTATGCTGATCTGCTTTGATTGGCTCTTCCCAGAAATATGGCGTGTTCTAGCTCTAAAGGGTGCTGAGATCATAGCCCACCCCTCAAATCTAGTGCTCCCAAATTATTGTCAAAGAGCTATGCTGGCTCGCTCTTTCGAGAACCACATATACACGATAACAGCGAACAGGGTTGGAGAGGAGAAGAGGGGCGACTACCACCTAAAATACACGGGTAGAAGCCAGATCGTCAGCCCGAAGATGGAGGTTCTAGCATCAGCCTCAGAAGACCGTGTAGAATGTAAAGTGGTTCAAGCGGATCTTGAGCAGGCGCGCAATAAGAAGGTGACCGAATTAAATGACATCTTTAGGGATCGGCGCCCGAGGTTCTATAGGCTCCTAACTAGACCAGCCCGCTTTGCTAAGCCATTCTTTTAACCGAAGATTTATCTGCTTACTCCATCTTCTCCAGAGATTCGAGCTCGAACCTATATATCTTCTCGATGGAGACGCTGTATTCTTCGCTTAGGAACTTCATTAGCTTCTCGCTGAGCGGTGCTTCATAGACCTTGATGCTGAATATGTAGATCTGCCCCTTCTCCACACCGTTCAGTAGAGCCGCGTCTAGCACATCTAATGTGGCTATGTATCTGCCGTCTGGGAGCCTGTCATAAAACTGCACATCAACTTTTCTATTAGCGGAGTCTATGTCAAGGGGGTAGCCCGTGTACTTAACGGTGCCTACATAGATGAACTCAGCTCTAGATATCTCTTCAGCGACCCACTTTGGGAGGCCGACCAAGCCTACTTCACCTGTAGATCTCGGTGAGCGGCTGCTGGACTGTAGCGACTTCCTTCCTCATAACCCTCAGCCTAGCCTCTATCTTCTCAGCTTCTTGAGCAAGCGGGGTGATGTCTAGTGAAACATCTGGCACCAGTTTACAGAAGGCTGTGAGCGCCTTTACTGCTGCGGTCGCATCAGCTATATTCTCTCTAGCCTTGACTACTAGGGCGACTACATCAAAGTTCTCCCATCTACCCTCGTTGAGCAGCGTGCCCGGTATGCCTGTTACCATCCCTAGCCTCATCTGCTCTAACCCAGCACCCTCAATAAGCCTTCTAGCCCTCTCTGTGCTGCCTACAGCCATAACGTCGTGTGTGCTTGATGTCAGAGCAGCCTCTTCCACCGGTCTGCCGACTATTGTTACGATCATCCTACAGTAGTGGTCCTTAGACCAAGAGAGTATCTTCTTGGCGAGAGCCCTATCTAAAGCTGGGTTCGGTGTAAACTCGGCTGAGAATACGGCCAACTTAGGCTTCTCCGAAGCGTGTATCCTCGCTGGAAACTTCGGCTTCCCGTCGAAGATAAGCGAGATCGGTGGGAAGTGAGGCGAATCTAGCACAGCGATCTGATCGAGCTGAAGCGCCGCTATGAGGTAGCTCGCTGAGATGCTGCTGACCAACCCGACCGAAGGGAATCCGTCGACCACAACACCATCTCTGAGGTTGATATCCTTATATCTACGAACTTCTATCTCCAAGCCCACCACAACACACCACACCAAACAGGCAATTAAACATATAGAAATAAACTAGAGAGAATTCTCCTTGTCAGATCAGATCTCTGCCTCTAGGGTACACGGTGAGCCAACATATGAGAATGAGGTTGTTTTGTTATTTGGTTTATTGATCCCCTATTGTGAAGACGAATTCGTAATAGATCGGTATTTCGGCTCGTTCCCTGATTGTATCGCAAGGCGCAATGGTGAGGAGATAGGCATAGAGTTCGAGTTGCTAGCTTCTAACTTTTATGATCAAGGACACGACGAGCATCCTAATTTGGCTAAATGTAAGCTGCTAGTTTGCTGGGAGAACGACCTTCAGAGGAAGACAATTATCAAGGGCGGCAAGTCTTTTATAATTATTAAAGGCTTCGAGATAGAGGTTCTAGCATTAAAGGAGATTGTTGACGAGTTAAGAAAGAAGGGCATAATCTTGGTGGGTGAAAAAAGACCCGACATAGGCGAAGCAAATAAGGAAAGATTCTTTAAGCAGCTCGAGGAAAACGTTGGGAAAGAGAAGTTCATGTGGATAAAGGAACTATATGATGAAGTTAGCTTGCGAAGAGAATTTGAAGTGAGGTGGGGTGGGGGTGGGACTTTGTTCACTATGCGCTTCTTCGTTAAGGAATGGGGCGTCGACCCCTTGGGGATTCAGGGAAACGGCAGTATATGGATAGGCTATACTGGAAACCCTGCAATTAATCCCTGGCTACCACAAGAGACACAAAAGGCTCTACGACAGCTCTTCAAACGGAAGAAAGAAAAAGAAAGATGGCATACAGTACCTCTCAACAACTTAGAAGACCTAAACAAGATCAAAGAAGCACTAGACATCATCACAGAACACTCAAAACGCCTGCGATTATGTTGGCAGAAAGATCCGTAAAAATTTTGCAAAAGTTCTAAAAACTTCTCGCTTAATACAGCCATTTTCTCTTTGAGGGAGTGGGAAGAATATTCTAAAATATTATGAAACGGTAGGTGCGAAGAACTTTGGCAAATCTCTTCACACATATACGTTCTACTCTACCACTCAAACCTTCCTCTTTCTAGAAGAAAAGCACTTTACAGATTAGCGCCACAATACTCGTCATCAAGAACAACGCTTCTAGCTCTTTTCACGAAGGTCTCCATTTTGGATAGATCCTTCACACCAGGCTTTGACTCAACACCTGAAGAGACGTCTACCGCATACGGCTTGACACACTCCACAGCTTCACTAACATTTGATGGGTTGAGACCACCTGCAAGTATTAGAGGCTTTGGATAGATCGCATCCCTTATGCGCCTACTTATCTTCCAATCGTGGACAACCCCTGTTCCACCAAGCCGCCCTTCAGCGAATGTGTCTACAAGAATTCCATCGGCGAATCGAGCCTCACGGATCACTCTATTAACAACCCCTTCTGAAGCAGGCAAGGCTCTGACAAGAGTTACGGAAGGCAGTCTTTCTCTAACGACACCCAGCTCCGTCAAATCCTCTCCGTGGAGCTGAATGACGTTCGGCTTCAAAAGCATATAGGCTTCTAAAACCTCTTCTAAGCTCTTAGGCACAGTAACAAGCACACTCTTAACATTCTTGGGGACGAGTTTGAATAAGCGCTCAGCTTCATCTAATTTCAGGTTTCTTGGCGAAAATGGAGCGCCGACTACAAAGCCTATAAAGTCAGCGCCTATTTTGCAAGCAGCCTCCAAATCTTCTTCTCTAGTTATGCCGCAGATCTTTACTTTAACGGTTCTCATAAGCCATCACAAGCTCCCTCACTTTACCCTCGACATCCTCAGCCAACATTATCGCCGAGCCGACAAGGAAAGCCTTTGCACCATAGCCGCGCAATCTACGAACATCCTCAGCCCCTTGTATACCGCTCTCACTAACCACAACCTTGTCACCTAGATCGACATTAGCCAGAACCCTCCTTGTTGTCCCTAAATCTACTCTAAGAGTCCTCAGATCTCTGTTGTTGACACCCAACATATCGGCTTCTGTTCTAACAGCATCCAACAACTCCTCTTTAGTATGAACCTCGAGCAGAACCTCCAAGCCATATGAATGGGCAAGCTGAATGAAACCTTCGATCGAATCTTTCGGATAACCTCTTTTAAAAACAGAATAAATCAGCAGAACGGCGTCCGCACCAAGCTTAGCCGCAGCCTCAACTTGAAGAGGATCGACAAGAACATCTTTCATCAATACAGGTAAATCGACGTGCCGCTTTACCTCAGCTAGCCAAGCAAGATAACCACCAAAATGCCGTGCTGAAGTAATTACCGAGATGCCTGCAGCCCCTCCACTTTTGATCGCTTTAGCTACGTCAGCAGGGCTTACAATCTGCCTCAGTTTTCCAGAGGATGGTGAAGCTGGTTTAATTTCTGCTATTATTGGAGCGTGTGTACACTTGGTTATGGCTTCCTTCAAGCTCATTTTAGGATGAACAGGCTTTCTCTCATCTATGTTGTAGTATCCATTTCGCAAAGATTCAAAAGTGTCAGCGACTAATATGTCTAGAAAATCAACCATATCTTCTCTCTAACTCCTCCAGTTTTTCAACACAACTTCCATCATAGAACTTAACTAGCTCCTTAAGTTTTCTATAGGAAGCACCACTTTCTATTGATTTCTGCGCAAGCTCCAACGCGTATTTGAAGTCGTCAGCAACACCCCCTACGATGACACCGGCTGCCGCGTTGACTGCTACGATGTCTCGTTTAGGATCACCTGCTTTCAAGCATCCATATATTATCTTAAAAGTTATTTCCGCGTTCTCTTCAGGGCTCTTTCCGATAATGGATTCAACTGTAGATCTTTCTACGCCGAGATCCGTAGGAGTAACTTCGAACTTCCTTATTTCACCTTCCCTAAGCCAAGCTATCAACGTTCTCCCTATGGTTGAAATTTCGTCCAAGCCATCTAAGCCATGTACAACCATAGCTTCTTGCAAACCCAGTTTACTAGCTACTTCTGCTATCTTCGCAACAAGTCTAGCTTCATAAACGCCAATCACCTGAGCAGATGGCATCGCTGGATTTGTCAGCGGCCCTAGAATGTTAAAGACTGTCCTTATTCCAATCTCCCTCCTTACACTGGCTACATTTTTCATAGAAGGGTGTAACGCAGGGGCAAAGAGGAATCCTATACCGATTTCTTCAATAGCTTTTTCAATCCTCTCTTTTGGGACATTTAAGTTTAGTCCCAAACGCTCCAGCACATCGGCGCTTCCACTTTTGCTTGTAAACGATCGGTTCCCGTGCTTGGCTACGGATACACCTGCTCCTGCAACAACAAACGCCGCAGCGCTACTGATATTAAATGTCTTTATTCTGTCTCCGCCAGTTCCACAAGTATCCACAAGGCGCCTATTCACCTTTGGGTTTACTTTATAGCAGCATTTCCGCATAGCTTCGGCGAAAGCTGCGATCTCTTCAACGGTTTCACCCTTCATTCTCAAAGCGGTAAGAAACGCAGCTATCTGCGAGAGTGTAGCTTCTCCGTGTATTATTTCTTCCATTGCTTTATATGCCTCTTGATAGGAAAGATCCACCTTTTCGACAAGTTTTGTGATCGCTTCTTGCATCATTTTTACCACAGTTCAAGAAAATTCTTAAGAATACCCTTACCCTCCTCGGTAATTATTGATTCTGGATGAAATTGCAACCCCTCGATCGGGTAGATCTTATGGCGAATACCCATAATTTCACCGTCATCAAGAGCTATAGCGGAAACCTCAAAGCAGTTTGGAAGAGTAGCAGGATCTACAACAAGCGAGTGGTAACGTGCAGCTTCGAGCGGGTTCTTTATCCCCCTAAAGATACCTTTTCCATCATGCTTTATTTTGCTTTTCTTCCCATGCATTACTCGTTTAGCTCTTATAATGCGAGCACCAAAAGCCCAAGCTATACCCTGATGCCCTAAGCAAACTCCAAGGGTGGGTATCTTTGGACTTAGCTGCCTCAGAATCTGGGAGCAGATGCCAAAGTATCTCGG
Proteins encoded in this region:
- a CDS encoding geranylgeranyl reductase family protein, yielding DVVIAGGGLAGLLAAREVASKGLNVAVFEEDLEIGVPDKCDGLVSMRALMKLGVIPTSKAVQNTIKRVLLYPPSGKPVEVEASKLKVVVLDRGVFDKDLAKAASSKGAEIILGERVTKAVEKEGCVRVEASRISKSKIYIEAKGTSALPADKQRSLIPAARFDIEANWVQEDAVEIYVDSTKYPCFFLWVIPTGKDSAKVGVAGRSINCFTALDEFLKQKGGGRVIKKVSAPIYVGGPIDSFVKGRMMVVGDSAGQTKPSTGGGIYSCGLAGVFAGQAAAKYLLEGDLDALHKYSRSWLRLFHEDFKTSLQGRRIYEKMDNRSIEKVFNFIREKGLLNDLLQEDGFDEHSKWIRRCLGLEELVKIFSIVAAEEVRSLIKQVGDYLMQRR
- a CDS encoding acyltransferase; amino-acid sequence: MNEESAKNLKIAFAQTYPKFGEVKENVEEAIKLIRGVDADLVVLPELFNTGYAFLTRDEVRGFAEEIPGGETCRILVEESGRLRKSIVAGLAERDLDALYNAAVLVSKGRFVGLYRKLHLFNREKVLFNEGDLEPRVYVVDGARISMLICFDWLFPEIWRVLALKGAEIIAHPSNLVLPNYCQRAMLARSFENHIYTITANRVGEEKRGDYHLKYTGRSQIVSPKMEVLASASEDRVECKVVQADLEQARNKKVTELNDIFRDRRPRFYRLLTRPARFAKPFF
- a CDS encoding proteasome assembly chaperone family protein, which gives rise to MGLEIEVRRYKDINLRDGVVVDGFPSVGLVSSISASYLIAALQLDQIAVLDSPHFPPISLIFDGKPKFPARIHASEKPKLAVFSAEFTPNPALDRALAKKILSWSKDHYCRMIVTIVGRPVEEAALTSSTHDVMAVGSTERARRLIEGAGLEQMRLGMVTGIPGTLLNEGRWENFDVVALVVKARENIADATAAVKALTAFCKLVPDVSLDITPLAQEAEKIEARLRVMRKEVATVQQPLTEIYR
- a CDS encoding phosphoribosylanthranilate isomerase codes for the protein MRTVKVKICGITREEDLEAACKIGADFIGFVVGAPFSPRNLKLDEAERLFKLVPKNVKSVLVTVPKSLEEVLEAYMLLKPNVIQLHGEDLTELGVVRERLPSVTLVRALPASEGVVNRVIREARFADGILVDTFAEGRLGGTGVVHDWKISRRIRDAIYPKPLILAGGLNPSNVSEAVECVKPYAVDVSSGVESKPGVKDLSKMETFVKRARSVVLDDEYCGANL
- a CDS encoding indole-3-glycerol-phosphate synthase, yielding MVDFLDILVADTFESLRNGYYNIDERKPVHPKMSLKEAITKCTHAPIIAEIKPASPSSGKLRQIVSPADVAKAIKSGGAAGISVITSARHFGGYLAWLAEVKRHVDLPVLMKDVLVDPLQVEAAAKLGADAVLLIYSVFKRGYPKDSIEGFIQLAHSYGLEVLLEVHTKEELLDAVRTEADMLGVNNRDLRTLRVDLGTTRRVLANVDLGDKVVVSESGIQGAEDVRRLRGYGAKAFLVGSAIMLAEDVEGKVRELVMAYENR
- the trpD gene encoding anthranilate phosphoribosyltransferase, with the translated sequence MMQEAITKLVEKVDLSYQEAYKAMEEIIHGEATLSQIAAFLTALRMKGETVEEIAAFAEAMRKCCYKVNPKVNRRLVDTCGTGGDRIKTFNISSAAAFVVAGAGVSVAKHGNRSFTSKSGSADVLERLGLNLNVPKERIEKAIEEIGIGFLFAPALHPSMKNVASVRREIGIRTVFNILGPLTNPAMPSAQVIGVYEARLVAKIAEVASKLGLQEAMVVHGLDGLDEISTIGRTLIAWLREGEIRKFEVTPTDLGVERSTVESIIGKSPEENAEITFKIIYGCLKAGDPKRDIVAVNAAAGVIVGGVADDFKYALELAQKSIESGASYRKLKELVKFYDGSCVEKLEELERRYG
- a CDS encoding aminodeoxychorismate/anthranilate synthase component II, which encodes DSFVYNLAQYLGELGATPLVYRNDQLTIKKAERLKPVRIVISPGPGTPEEPRYFGICSQILRQLSPKIPTLGVCLGHQGIAWAFGARIIRAKRVMHGKKSKIKHDGKGIFRGIKNPLEAARYHSLVVDPATLPNCFEVSAIALDDGEIMGIRHKIYPIEGLQFHPESIITEEGKGILKNFLELW